In Phragmites australis chromosome 18, lpPhrAust1.1, whole genome shotgun sequence, the genomic window GAGAGATGGTTGTTTGGACAGGAGGCACTCGCTTATTGTTCTTTGGAAGTTGCGGACCTTGTGCCCAGACCACAGATTGTGAGAAGTTATACCTTGCATAGCTTGATGCACCAATTCAACTGAATTTTACGGACCAGATAAATTGCAATCCAAAATTTACTGCAAAATCTTTATATGAGTAAATTGCATCCTCTGAATTAACACGGTCAGATGGATGGGCGTACGATCCCCAAGTTCAGCCTTTCACTTGCTAACTTCATAATTTCATATCATCTGAACAGTAACATGTCGTGTACTTGCGTTCTATTGAACCTCTTGAAATAAATTGTTTCAGGCATCCATTCTTGAAGTTGAAGCTGTGCGCACTTTGTTGCCACTGATGAAGTCCACCACGATCTCCATCTCCTTCGCCGCCTTCTCGCTCTCCGGCTTATTAAGGAAGTAGACATGGTACTCGCCAGGCGTCTCGTAGAGCTCCGCCTCGCCGCGCCACCCACTCGCCCGGAGCGCCTGGACGTACGCGCGGCCCCTCGCACTCAGCGCGTCCAGCCCCGCCACGGTCACCAGCACGCGCGCGCACCCGAGCCGCCGCCACTCGTCCCGCGCCATGGCCACCGGGTTGATCACCGGGTCGTCGATCCCGTACTGCCCCGCGCACACGAAGTTCCACGTCCGCTCGCGCCACCGCCGCGTCGCCTCGTCCCTCGTCTCCGCCGGCACCGGGCGCTTCCCCCAGAAGTACGGGTCCAGCAGCGCTACGCCCCGGATGGTCGCGCCGCCGTCCAGGCCCTCCCTCCCGGCGCGCATCGCCATGTTGTGCGCGATGTTGCCGCCGGCGCTGTCGCCGACCAAGAACAGCCGCGTCAGGTCGGCGTGGCGCGACAGCCAGGGCTCCGGCCCTGACCGCGCGTTCTCGAGTACCCACCGGAGCGCCGCCCACCCGTCGTCGTAGCCCGTCGGGAGCCGGTGCTCGGGCGCGAGGTGGTACTTCACGGACACGGCGAGCACCCCGGCCTTGGACACGAGGGCGTTCAGGTACCTCTGGTACGTCGGCGAGAAGGCCGACTCCGTGACGAACGCGCCGCCATGGTAGAACACGACCAAGGGCAGCTTGCCACCGCTCACCCTCGCCGTGCAGTTGGCGAGGCTCGGCAGGTAGAGGCGTACGGCGAGTCCGGCGGCGGCGTCAATGACCACGTCCCTGGACGCGACGCCGGTGGCCGGGTCCGTGGAGGCCGGCACGGTGTCCGTGCCCATGAACCTCTGCACACGGCCGCTCTTGTAGAGGACcaagaaggggaagaagaaaaagtcCACGTCCCCATCTCTGCCATCGGCGTCCACGGAGGCCGGGCCGGGAGGAGAGCGCGGGGCCAGCAAGGCCCCGGCCATgttgagcaggagcagcagcgcggACGTGATGCTCACCGCCATGATCAGCGAAGCCAAGTCGCAGCCTTTGAGAGGCGGAGACATCCTTGAGTTAGCCGTTTATGTAGGCAGTAGGCAGCGTCCCATCTGCAGCGTGCGCCCTACGTGTTGTCCTCCGTCACTGGCACCTCTCGACGACAGGCCAGTTGCATCATCACATGGATCATCTCCTCTGTTAAGCTCCCGTTGCTCGAGACGAAACGGAAGTTAGGCACAGCAACGTCGAACTGCCGAAGAATCTGCGTTTTTTCCTCGGTGACGCTGGCGAATTTGTCTTGAGGCACAGCCACAGGTGATGTGCGAACATTGGATAGTCCCAGCCTCCTACTCCGGCGTCGCGATCGGAGTCCGACTAGTACTTTGTAGTTTTCGCAGATTCAATCGGACGCATACACGGCCACGTTGCAGGATCTTTCGACGGAGCTCGAGAGAGTGCCGCATAGGACGGCAAGGTCGCAGCATGACGAAGACGAATTGACGAAGTGCAGGAATGTTTGGGATACTGATTCCTACCTCAGGGCAGGGGAGGATCCTCTGCACAGCATAGAAAGTTAACGCTCAAGAGGATGTCAGTACCGAGCCAAACATTGGAGCAGGCAGCACAAGCGATTTCAATCCCCGGAACAAAACGGCGTTGATTCACCAGCAATGGACTAACCAGGACGCCGTCAAAAAATCCTAGGCAGTGGATTGGGCCAGCTATCAGCACTCAGCAGCGCATTTGGTTCATCTGGACGCGTTGCAGAAGACGGATGGACCACTGCGTGGCGCTGGTCGACAGCAAAGGCACCTTTCTGGAAGGATTTGGCTGCTCACTAGTCAAGTGATGACAACAGCTACAAGTTTTTTAGCCGGTACATTCGGACTCACACGACCCACGCATACCCTATTCGCACCATACGCATACGCACACTAATACTTGTCTCTTACACACGAGTTCTGGACTCTCAATGTGTGAGAAACACTTAGTGTCACTAACGCGCATGTGTGTTTGCGCATCCATAACTTGCTCGGGATCTAATTCGAAGGGTGAATGTACCTGAAAATAAATCACAGACGGAAGTGAGCACTTGCATAGAGTGGAGCTCGAACGCAGACGGACTCTTGCACACTTGGCGATCTTGCCAATGAAGCTATCGCTCGATCTTGACAACAGCAACAAGTTGAGGGGCGacctcggggaactgagcgaGGATGGACATTCGATGATGGCCGATAAGGCCGTGGCACGGCCCAAAAGAAAAAGAGTCACGAAAAGGCTTGCACCGTTGCCCATGGCACCCTTGATAAGCCCAATTTCGCAACGGCGTTGGCCGATCGAGCGGTAAGCGACGTGCATGACTTCTTGGGCTAGAAGGCCCATGCACATACAACCTACATTGGGAGGCACGAGCTGGAGGAGAAGGGTCACTTTGTGAGGAGGCGGCCTAGGCGGGGCAGGACGGACAGAGGAGCGGCCCAAAAAATTCCACTTGGCTTGGCACGGGCGTTCTACCTTCGCGTGTTGTCGGCGCTACGCAAGAACGGGAGATGTGCTGTTGCCAGGCCATGCCCGTATAAGCGCCTCGAGTTATCTCTGATACTTAAAATCTTTATTATATCAGTCATTGATAAATAAGAGTCTTAAAAAAGTGGATTCATAGTCATACAACGAAAGAAAGGAAGTGATGAAATAACTCCACCAAACTAATAAACATACAACACTATACAACAGCGCACGAACACACAAACAACAAAGTCCACGACATCAGAATGCACAACAGGGACAACATGATGAACACGCCACTTGTCGGTGATacaggaaccaagggtccctgagttccgaggccagatcagtaggttgccacgtggcaccctcccgcggggattatCTCCGCGAGATACGAGAAAaccaagtcccaggagagggtgctcggggccatgaatagtggtccccgagtacccgagttccccgatgacccgagaagaccaagtactgggaagagagtgctcggggctgcgaacagtggcccccgagcacccaagggaagtcagttccgggagagagtgcccaaGGCCGTGAAcaatgacccccgagcactcagttctccgaggacccgaacagtcagttccgggagagaatgctcggggccgtgaatagtagcccccgagcactcggttccccgaggacccgaacagtcagttccaggagagagtgcttgggggagagagtgctcggggccgtgaacagtggcccctgagcactcggttacccgaggaccaaggaagggtatatctgggagagagtgatcggggtcgtgaatagtggcccccgagcactcggttccccgagggcctgagaaatCCTTcgccagtggcccccacagaggtccagcggtgaggtgtcaactggtgaaaggcccgatgctgcatttaagagggcgcatggtctgtcacttccaactactccccccacgctttctgtcagtccctgccacggcctggcagggaggcgtggggacatttaatgcacgggtcccatcgtgggacatccggcgcgcctcgggataacatcgcgaggcccaaggtgccccacctgccgctctgctgtgtcaggcttgctctgactggacgggcacgccgggctgctcggtggctgcccggtgggccctccccgcggcgcccgttgaagaacggcatgatgacgaacaagaccggacagggcgcgttttcaaccctccccgtcacctcgcgcagcagcctatgatggttgctttccatttatggcgccttggaactcgcgccatcctttctgggcacgctaccgtccCGGTGAGTAtaaaggcggggcgggctccacGGAGAAGAAGAGGCAGGACAGTAGCCAAGTGAAGCACAAAAGTTGGAGAGTTTGACATTAACTGAGTCAAGTCCAGTACGAGCTGAGGTCgagcaccgaagaacaaggagtacgaagctctagactagacaaatattcttgtaacccagtaAGCActtagagagacattctcagagcatttatagcaatacacacaggagtagcgtgttacgctcagtgcggcccgaacctatctaaaaatcccctgagcatttactacttcctgcatccgaccattccattccacctgcatcgcatttacgcccatttatttcacccgcaaaacgcattcagaatcatccccccggccgaatctcaaagggggtccctccggatccccacttgaggagttcaccctccgacaccacTCCACAAGCAACTCGGGTGCGAACGTGACCAAACCTACTCATCAGCTTCACCGTCTGCATAAGTGAAATCCGGGTCATCCTCTGAAAGCACAAGTAAAGGTGAGTACAAACATACTCAGTAAGTCACAACCCTTACTCTACAGCAAGGGGTACCAATAAATGCATATGATATCAACAAGGGCAAAGGCTATGAGTTTACCTTTACGGAAAAGCTAAGTTTACACATGCATGGGTCATTTTTCATAAGGcaagttttgtgaaaatattatatCAACATCATTAAATGACGGAGGGGGGGGACGTTAAGTTGTGGTGGAAGGTCATTAGGGTCCAAATTTTAATGTTACTAGACACCCCATCCACGACAACCCACGACATACTGTCGGACCTATCTTCTGAAAAGCGCACCTTGCCCACGCCCACACCAAGGAACACACACAACTCATGCTAGTTGCTGTCATCGAACTATAGTTCATTTATGATCATGAACACGATTATTAGAATAGTTTTATCTctgcagagtggtacactttacctaCAAACTGAGTTTGACAACATACCACCGTCGTGACAGTGTGACttaacaaagccattacccacccaAGAATCATCTCACTAGCCGTCTACGagagctaaccaggggttcctggcctttaactaggcctccaaccgggtcAACAAGCCTGCACCTACTTGTATTTGCTCCGTGGCCTTCCGTTGCACACTTATCTCTTGACAACTAGTAGACTAGCATGTGGGGTTTAGATTAAGCCTTGCTACATACAGTGCCAAGTGGTTGTACTATGAAAACTAGGTAGGATATCACATCAACTTGATCCTTAATCGAGCTAAGATAAACATCTCAATACTAAGCCTACCACACAGGTAGCACTTATACTCCCAAGGCATTCCCCGCGGGAATCCTGATTTGCCCAAGCTCTTAATAGGTTCTCAGTTGTTATCATTATCTGGTAAGTTTTCTCATTCCAACAACCCACACAACACCAAAGCACCGATTTTCACCCATTTCGCAAAGCTAATTATGattatttataaaataatagTAAAGATTATAGTCCTAAGTGTTGGGGAATGATCTTACGCGCCCCTTCGTATCCCAAGGTGAAGTCCACTGGTGGCTGTTCAATGACGGATAATACAGTTGTGTTTCAGGGAGCGCGGGCAAAGCATCTGGCTGGCCTTCGCATGGagaccgaaggtcgacccgcggCGCCAAGTATCAGTGCAGGCGAAGCTTCTGGCGGGCCTTCGCGTGGagaccgaaggtcgacccgcgaCACCAAGTATCAGTGCAGACGAAGCCTCTGGCGGGACTTCGGGCGAAAACCGAAGAGTGACTCAGGACGCAGCGCCGAGGCTAGTCGAAGGTGCCTTGAGGGCCTGTGTGCGGCTGGCTTTGTGGGGACCCGTGTGAAGGCGCGCGTCTGTCGAGGCCCGTGTAGCGGTCTgaggtataattgtaaatgtgcaaatatactcaatggtaccaaaatacccctgaatatgccgagaatgtggCAGTCAGAGGGGTAATATTGTAGATTATGgtatggagtggttgagtacgggctataaataggctgaCACTGTAACTGATGGGACAAAGAAAAATAGTTTACTCATCTCCCCATTAACACGTGTTGCGTCTCACCACCTTcggctctttctctctctgggcCGAAGGCTTCCCCTGGTTTGGTGACTTCGTAACCAACACTAAACATTCTAGTAACAAGGTCGTCTTAGCGTGATTAAAGTAGCCGAGATGAATGTTCTAGGGTTTCCAAGATTATATTCAGGTCAAAATAATCAGGCTGGCTAATAGGACATAACTAGATCAACACTTTAAATTATGCCAATAAATAATACTTCATGCAATTGTCTGGTGGAAAAACAGCTACTACGAGTTATGGTGATAAATCTGTGTTCAATAGGATCAATGAGGGAAACAGATTGAGACTTACCTCCTTTGAAGTCCTCGAGAGGGTCCTACTCAAAGCCCTGCGttcccggctcctcctccttttccacGAACTCTTCGGTCTCTAAAGCGCGGTATACAAGCAAAACAAACATATAATTAAATacgaatacatataaataaattttaaataaatatgaaattggTAATAATAGATAtagtttgaatttagatgaatatcggtggaagaatcgtcaaaatcggagttgaaacgacGGAGATACGGGCTTTCTAAGTTGGTCGGCAATTTTATTccggaaaaagaaaaggggaagaaTATTCTCTGAAAAATTGGATTTTCAGAAAAAGAGAAATGCTACTGTGCTTGTGGGTTGGCTCTGCAGAAGCGGGCTTCAGCAAGGCTCAACGGCTACTGGGCTAGCCTATGGGCCGAGACAGCCCAATTCGACCTGAAGGAGGGTGACGGCGGGAGGCTTGACGGCATCATGGTCGGGCCTTCTTGTCGGattgacacacacacacacacacacacacacagacagagagagagagagagagagagagagagagagagagagagagagagagagagagagagagagagagagagagagagagagagagagagagagcagggaaCGACGATGGCAGCCGAACGAGGACGGGCGGTTGGCTCGACGCGGGGACGACGGCGTTGAGATGCCCTCAGTGGAGGCTCATCGGAGTACTCGCCACCGGTGGCTCTAGGCTTCAGGTTGGATCTGGAGATGGCCCACGCTGATCAGCTTGGTACAGTGAAGCTGCTAGAGGGCATATCATCAACAAGTGATGGCCAGAACAGGGTTTATTTCTTGTCGGAGTTGGGAAAGACGGCAGCCAAAGTCAGAGACCGTGGAGAGATGGCTTTGAGTCAGGCTTTTGGGCACTGGAAGCTTGTACATAGTGTAGGGAACACATGTCGTCACTTGGTTTGGTCGATGGGGCACTAACGGCGGCCAGCGATGGAGAAGGAGCTCCAGCCGCCATGATGGCTCAGTGAGAGCTCGAGTTGGGAAGGGATAGGTCAAACCGTGGGGCTAGGGAGGTGGAGTGAGGTTCGGTGAAGCTCGCCATGAGGTCCAATTGGCCGGCAGCGGCCTTAGAGAGTGGATCGACGGTGGCGGTCATTGGAGGGGAAAaactctgtgtgtgtgtgtgtgtgtgtgtgtgtgtgtgtgagagagagagagagagaggggaagggcGGGGCTTGCCTTGGTGGGCTCAGCgagcggtggtgaagagcgaagGAGCGAGCGAGGTGGCTTTTATAGCCGGTGGAGGGGTGATGATGGGGTCCGGCAACGATACTCGTGTGCGTTAGGCGCGCGTGTTTGTCAACAATGACACGATGCCGGTGGTGTAGCGGTTTGGACGCGCGCAGTCAAAAGTGATCTTTAGTGTTCTCCAAATAAACTTAGCAAAATTGTGATAAAAGAAAATGTGGCGAATAGTCTCATTGTTACTAAAAACAACACTTTTCATTTCTTTACCAATTTCTTTTAACTAAGTTATGTTTTGTAATAATTACTCATTTATGCAAGAACCACATGAAAACTTTAATCTTTAGAGGGAGTTTTAAATGCCACACATATTTATTATGTCAATAATATTAGAATCCATCAATACCCTATGCAAAGACCATCTAAATGTGTCAGATTGTTCACTTAGCTGAATATGTATAATTCTCGCCACTAAATTATGCCATGCCACCAACTTGTTTCACACCAAAGctctaaaaaaaagagatattaAGTGGTTTAGAACTAAGCACTTATGAAACTATGGCATGTTTCCTATAAACAATGTTATATGTTATACAAGATGAGGTATTGCTCACATAGTTTGCTTGATCCCAGTCAATTATCTTCTTAATGTGTTAGTCATTCTCTAATCCAAAATTTTCCAGACTGAAAAGAGTGGTTTCAAATTCATTAGACCTGAATCAACTGGCATCTTTTCAACTTGAGCGATTATCTTATTACCTTGGTATTTATTCCTATGTAGCTTTTGCCATACCCCATCCTCATTAATTAACTTGAAAAGACATTTGCTAAGCAGGCACTTGTTTTGAATGTCATGGTCTTAGATTCCCAAGCCACCTTGATCTTTCGGCCTACATAACATATTTCATTTAGCAAGTCTGTGTTTCTTTTCATGCCCCTCACTTAgccaaaaaaaatctagactGGTAATAATCCAATTTCTTTAAATTCTTCTAGTTATTTCAAAAGGAAAGCATATACATAAGTAGACTGCTAAGGACTAAATTAATAAGGACTAATCTACCACCATATGACAAGTATTTACCTTTCCAACTACTTTATTTCTTTTGGAATCTATCCTCCACAATTTTTCAATCCTTGTTACAGAATTTCTATGATGCATAGGCATTTCCAAGTATCTAAAAGGGTATTCTCCCATCCCACATCCAAACAATTATGAACAGTGGTCTTCATAGTCCTTTGCTTCCACATAGGAAAATAACCCATtcttataaaaattattttttaggcTAGATAATTGCTCAAATGAACATAGCAGCGGCTTCATATTCTTAGCCTGTTCAATATTGTGTTCCATAAAAATTATAGTATCATCTGCATAATGTAAGATTGAAAGGTCATCTTCTACCAAATATGGAATGACACCCTCTATTTTCCCATCTTCTTTATCTCTTGCAAGTATAATAGCTAGCATATCGACAACTAGATTAAAAAGAATTGGAGAGGGGGAGTCTCCTTGTCAAAAATCTTTCTTAGTTTGAAAAAATCTTGCTAAATCATCATTTACTCTTACCCCCACGTACACACAAATTTTTCAATCCACTTTCACCATTGTGGAGAAAATCCTTTCACTCTTAGAACTTGTTGAAGGAAAAGCCATGTAACATTGTCATAAACCTTCTCAAAGTCCAATTTAAGGATTACTCTATTACGCTTTTTTCCTATACATCtcatatatgatttcatgcaagATGACCATTCCCTCTATGATATGTCTACCCAGCATGAAAGCACTTTGTGTTGGTTTGATAATATTTTGTGCCACACTTGTTATTCTGTTAACACCCACCTTTGTGAAAATCTTGAGCTAACATTGAGAAAACATATTGGTCTAAACTGTTGAATTTGTGCTGCTTCATTTTGTTTTGATAGCAAAGTAATTATGCCAAAATTTAAGCTAAAGAGAGGAAAAGTTccttttgtgaaattcataaaaaaagtGCCATCAAATCACATTTTATGATTTCCCAAAAAAACTTGGTAAAACTCAGCTGGGAGTACCCGGTATTTTTTTTATGCTCCATTTGGAatattgcttatttcaattctTTCTCAGTGAACATTGATGTCAACATCTCATTTTCATCATTGGACACTTGAGGGATATCATCCTTACTTCACTCAATCATAGAGAAATCCCCATTATCAGGTGGTCACAGGGACCTTTATATTGGATAATGTACTCTGAGTGTTCCTCGCCTCTAATAA contains:
- the LOC133899190 gene encoding probable carboxylesterase 12 gives rise to the protein MSPPLKGCDLASLIMAVSITSALLLLLNMAGALLAPRSPPGPASVDADGRDGDVDFFFFPFLVLYKSGRVQRFMGTDTVPASTDPATGVASRDVVIDAAAGLAVRLYLPSLANCTARVSGGKLPLVVFYHGGAFVTESAFSPTYQRYLNALVSKAGVLAVSVKYHLAPEHRLPTGYDDGWAALRWVLENARSGPEPWLSRHADLTRLFLVGDSAGGNIAHNMAMRAGREGLDGGATIRGVALLDPYFWGKRPVPAETRDEATRRWRERTWNFVCAGQYGIDDPVINPVAMARDEWRRLGCARVLVTVAGLDALSARGRAYVQALRASGWRGEAELYETPGEYHVYFLNKPESEKAAKEMEIVVDFISGNKVRTASTSRMDA